In the Bdellovibrio sp. ArHS genome, one interval contains:
- a CDS encoding chorismate mutase — translation MTVKTIANLRQEIDQIHQDLYSLLARRRDLTMEIWKIKQEQGLPFFNAEREEQILRDFVALNADQKEDPQFEHLLKAVMNSILREYETYLKAKFSSDSN, via the coding sequence ATGACTGTGAAAACTATCGCCAACCTCCGTCAAGAAATTGATCAAATTCATCAGGACCTATATTCCCTTTTAGCCCGTCGTCGTGATTTGACCATGGAAATTTGGAAGATCAAACAAGAACAAGGTCTGCCTTTTTTCAATGCGGAACGCGAAGAGCAAATCCTGAGGGATTTTGTGGCCCTGAATGCGGATCAAAAAGAGGACCCGCAGTTTGAGCATCTTCTTAAGGCCGTGATGAACTCGATTCTTCGTGAGTACGAGACATATTTGAAAGCAAAGTTTTCCAGTGACTCAAACTAA
- a CDS encoding U32 family peptidase — MEKQNLKRPELLLPVGTKDMALAAIHNGADAIFMGVPGFNARGRSYDFQIEEVKEIIDTCHLHGVKVNLAFNILIFQNELQAAVEVLEKILPLKPDAFIVQDLGLVRLIRQMAPNQRVHASTQMSVTNAEAIQWLDDLGIQRFVLARENSLSEIQAIKQNTNKEIEVFVHGALCVSYSGQCFTSEGIGGRSANRGQCAQSCRFSYEMYVDGEKRDLQGRSFLVSPQDLCGINEVPQLLAAGVDCFKVEGRLKTPEYVATAARSFDEAISAAQAGETLAQPILKKKQMATAFSRGFYSGWFHGVNHQELVEGTFSAHRGFEFGKISRINAHSFEVDLNDATILQGLKADFIKPGDGILWVYKDRQGQSQEKGGFVFAVKTLSPRRFELEFSRDIAMDGLFQGARVFYNHDKDLKKDVALSVEDKQRKKRLPVAIQAKAFLGQPLTVTYTDGTYSVTASSESVCEAAKTKGLSAESLQEELFALMGSPFRGEKFACEIDPTTPLFLPHRQIKELRQQLIKELTDLRIQNGAAPAIPPKDLVMDWVSRQKTSQNSPQSLKLNLLLRDKGQVEDVVQAITTGDILPERINLFILDFEFGLDFEPSLNLLKAQGLKVGIATTRILKPNEHRNVKHLLRLNPDAILARNLGAVQYLQANRYQGQILGDFSLNVANHLTAQYLLDKGLTSICLGYDLNHLQVSDLLQAGQAARFEVTAYQYMPSFHMEHCVFAAFLSKGSSFKDCGKPCERHEVKLKDQFGNWHQIKPDQECRNTMYNGTSQSAARYVKDWESLGLGFIRYEALKERGAELITKIQAHLEYISGTRNLDSLIKELGNVESYGLSENHFQREKEYQSRKKDLV, encoded by the coding sequence ATGGAAAAGCAAAATTTGAAACGTCCCGAACTCCTGCTTCCGGTAGGTACAAAAGATATGGCCCTGGCGGCTATTCATAACGGAGCAGATGCCATCTTTATGGGAGTTCCCGGCTTCAACGCCCGTGGACGTTCCTATGACTTTCAAATCGAAGAAGTCAAAGAGATCATCGACACCTGTCACTTGCACGGCGTGAAGGTCAATCTTGCTTTCAATATTCTGATTTTTCAAAACGAACTTCAGGCTGCTGTCGAAGTTTTGGAAAAAATCCTTCCTCTCAAACCTGACGCCTTTATCGTTCAAGATCTGGGCTTGGTCCGTCTGATTCGTCAAATGGCTCCGAACCAACGCGTCCATGCCTCTACCCAGATGAGTGTTACCAATGCCGAAGCGATTCAGTGGCTAGACGATTTGGGCATTCAACGTTTCGTATTGGCCCGCGAAAACTCGCTCAGTGAAATCCAGGCGATCAAACAAAACACCAATAAAGAGATTGAGGTGTTCGTCCACGGCGCTCTTTGCGTCAGTTATTCAGGTCAATGTTTCACGTCAGAAGGCATCGGCGGCCGCTCGGCCAATCGCGGCCAGTGCGCACAAAGCTGTCGCTTTTCCTACGAAATGTATGTCGACGGTGAAAAACGCGATTTGCAAGGGCGCTCTTTTTTGGTTTCCCCTCAGGACCTCTGTGGCATCAATGAAGTGCCGCAGCTTTTAGCGGCCGGTGTGGATTGCTTCAAAGTGGAAGGCCGCCTTAAAACTCCGGAATATGTGGCAACAGCAGCTCGCAGCTTTGATGAGGCGATCTCGGCCGCACAAGCTGGCGAGACGTTGGCTCAGCCGATTTTAAAAAAGAAGCAGATGGCCACCGCATTCTCTCGCGGTTTTTATAGCGGATGGTTCCATGGTGTGAATCATCAGGAGCTTGTCGAAGGCACCTTCAGTGCCCATCGTGGCTTTGAGTTCGGCAAAATATCGCGCATCAATGCCCACTCTTTCGAAGTCGACCTGAACGACGCCACAATTCTTCAAGGCTTAAAAGCCGACTTCATCAAGCCGGGCGACGGCATTCTTTGGGTGTATAAAGATCGCCAAGGTCAGAGTCAGGAAAAAGGCGGCTTTGTTTTTGCAGTGAAGACATTGTCACCGCGACGCTTCGAACTTGAGTTTTCTCGCGACATCGCGATGGATGGCTTATTCCAAGGCGCTCGCGTATTCTACAACCACGACAAAGACCTAAAAAAAGATGTCGCCTTAAGCGTTGAAGATAAACAAAGAAAAAAACGTCTTCCTGTTGCGATCCAGGCGAAGGCTTTCTTGGGACAACCTTTGACGGTGACCTACACCGATGGCACTTACTCGGTCACCGCCTCTTCCGAGAGCGTTTGTGAAGCCGCTAAAACCAAGGGTCTTTCGGCTGAAAGTCTGCAAGAAGAACTTTTCGCATTAATGGGTAGCCCGTTCCGTGGCGAAAAGTTTGCCTGTGAAATCGATCCGACGACGCCATTATTTTTGCCGCATCGCCAGATCAAAGAATTGCGCCAACAGTTGATCAAAGAACTGACGGATCTGCGCATCCAAAATGGCGCGGCCCCGGCAATTCCCCCGAAAGATCTGGTGATGGATTGGGTGTCCCGCCAGAAGACTTCTCAAAATTCACCACAAAGCCTAAAACTGAATTTATTGTTGCGAGACAAGGGCCAGGTGGAGGATGTTGTCCAAGCGATCACGACGGGGGACATCCTTCCAGAGCGCATCAATCTATTTATTTTGGATTTTGAATTCGGGTTGGATTTTGAACCAAGTCTGAATTTATTAAAAGCCCAGGGTCTTAAGGTCGGCATTGCCACCACACGTATTTTGAAACCCAATGAACACCGCAACGTAAAACACTTGTTGCGATTGAATCCCGATGCGATCCTGGCAAGAAATTTGGGAGCCGTTCAATACTTGCAAGCCAATCGCTATCAAGGACAGATTCTGGGCGACTTCAGCCTGAATGTGGCAAATCACTTAACCGCTCAGTACCTGTTGGATAAAGGCCTGACCAGCATTTGTTTGGGCTACGATCTGAACCATCTGCAAGTCAGTGATTTGCTACAAGCGGGACAAGCCGCGCGCTTTGAAGTCACCGCTTATCAGTACATGCCAAGCTTTCACATGGAACACTGTGTGTTCGCGGCTTTCCTAAGTAAAGGGTCCAGCTTTAAGGACTGCGGAAAACCCTGCGAAAGACACGAAGTTAAATTAAAAGACCAGTTCGGAAACTGGCACCAGATTAAACCCGATCAGGAATGTCGTAATACGATGTACAATGGGACTTCCCAATCGGCAGCTCGTTACGTCAAGGACTGGGAGTCGTTAGGACTGGGCTTCATTCGTTACGAGGCACTGAAAGAACGAGGTGCCGAATTAATCACGAAGATCCAGGCTCACCTTGAGTATATTAGCGGAACTCGCAATCTTGATTCTTTGATCAAAGAATTGGGGAACGTTGAAAGCTACGGCCTTTCCGAGAACCACTTCCAAAGAGAAAAAGAATATCAAAGCCGAAAAAAAGACTTAGTTTGA
- a CDS encoding class I SAM-dependent rRNA methyltransferase yields the protein MNSAAVVFDENIQTLELKRDVTKHLKQGHRWIFANCFDEGRSVKSGIHLLNYKGETLALGIWQNDTQLRFRVLVLADEPIFRKNNVKRTLELYFESQWRKAIEIRRTFDLAVTNSFRLINGEGDGFPGLIVDIYNDTAVIKHDHAIMEKTWNAPVIAEKIQNSFPQIKCVYLKRRNDADEKGLNIIGTLAPEVQFLENGVLFASNIRDAAKTGFFLDQRDNRKMIQHFAKGKTVLNLFSYTGGFSIFAAKGGAKEVTSVDIAKVAIQAVQRNFEINDLQTTHHDIATDAFAYLEQLNAEKKKYDLVITDPPSFAPNEKSVEQAKAAYAKVFSNSIKLVNPEGLFAASSCSSHISTQQFMEICQESFSRARKKATLVYMGGQPVDHPYPLAMEELRYLKFALFRLD from the coding sequence ATGAATTCAGCCGCCGTTGTATTTGATGAGAATATTCAAACCCTTGAGCTTAAGCGTGATGTGACCAAACACCTGAAGCAGGGACACCGCTGGATTTTTGCCAATTGTTTTGACGAGGGTCGCTCCGTGAAGTCGGGCATTCATCTTCTGAACTATAAAGGCGAAACTTTGGCGTTGGGGATTTGGCAGAACGATACGCAGTTGCGTTTTCGTGTTCTAGTCCTTGCGGACGAGCCCATCTTCAGAAAAAACAATGTGAAGCGCACGCTTGAACTTTACTTTGAAAGTCAATGGCGAAAGGCGATTGAAATTCGCCGCACTTTTGATCTTGCGGTGACGAATTCTTTTCGTCTGATCAACGGTGAGGGTGATGGCTTTCCAGGCTTGATTGTCGATATTTATAACGACACCGCGGTCATTAAGCACGATCATGCGATTATGGAAAAGACCTGGAACGCCCCGGTGATTGCCGAAAAAATTCAGAACTCTTTTCCGCAGATCAAATGCGTGTATCTGAAGCGCCGGAATGATGCCGATGAAAAAGGCCTCAACATCATCGGCACCTTGGCGCCGGAAGTGCAATTTCTTGAAAATGGAGTTTTGTTCGCCTCGAATATTCGGGATGCGGCGAAAACAGGATTCTTTCTTGATCAAAGAGACAATCGAAAAATGATTCAGCATTTTGCCAAAGGCAAAACTGTTCTAAATCTCTTTAGCTATACGGGTGGTTTTTCGATTTTTGCAGCAAAAGGGGGCGCGAAAGAAGTTACCAGCGTCGACATTGCCAAGGTGGCGATCCAGGCTGTGCAAAGAAACTTCGAAATCAATGACCTTCAGACAACCCATCACGACATCGCGACGGACGCCTTTGCTTACTTGGAACAACTGAATGCGGAAAAGAAGAAGTATGACTTAGTCATCACCGATCCGCCCAGCTTTGCACCGAATGAAAAGTCCGTAGAACAAGCCAAGGCGGCTTATGCGAAGGTGTTTTCTAACTCGATAAAGCTTGTCAATCCAGAGGGGCTTTTTGCGGCAAGCTCCTGCTCTAGTCATATTTCTACCCAACAGTTTATGGAGATCTGTCAGGAGTCCTTTTCCCGAGCGCGTAAGAAGGCGACGTTGGTTTATATGGGCGGTCAGCCCGTGGATCATCCGTATCCTTTGGCGATGGAAGAACTGCGTTACTTAAAATTTGCTCTTTTCCGTTTAGATTGA
- a CDS encoding cupin domain-containing protein: MKAPKSPAPVLKPTLLDTPFWRNFAKKHWEKAPLTLRNVKTGLSEMSAEEIFNLLVLYSDRCRKLQDPEGFKFYIDGFKVDASDVLQVLPVKKDQSLQGYHKRMQAEFSDYCLVCDELLKVNLKKQHLLTDFTDELYRHVGLPNRFSEMGLYLGNYRKTPFGVHVDACGVFSFPVAGTKKFRLWTAEFGKKNPGLDRSFKYDKYKKNSLLIEARPGDMVYWPSSAWHIAESDGSFSATWSLGVWVDQPLKNDIAASLKELIDTQLGTTGEAPTTAFTSLHSSSGEVTELPLAYQNSIEMIRHWTAGELQETFLKSWMKHISLQGFKNLPKMNLPLSENSEIKLRSDRSLILWNQSQTNKNIFYFCFGGVLIESSKGSGLLPLVKKLNAGHTCAVKTLLKGRSGKKNLDALHLLAEAGAFSF, from the coding sequence ATGAAAGCTCCTAAATCGCCTGCCCCCGTATTAAAGCCGACCCTTCTCGACACCCCGTTTTGGCGCAACTTCGCTAAAAAGCACTGGGAAAAGGCGCCTTTGACCCTACGGAATGTGAAAACGGGTCTATCAGAAATGAGTGCGGAGGAGATTTTCAATCTTCTAGTGCTGTATAGTGACCGCTGCCGTAAGCTTCAAGACCCCGAGGGTTTTAAATTCTATATCGACGGTTTTAAAGTGGACGCCAGCGATGTTCTGCAAGTTCTTCCCGTTAAAAAAGACCAATCCCTGCAAGGCTATCATAAACGCATGCAGGCCGAGTTTTCGGACTACTGCCTTGTATGCGATGAACTTCTAAAGGTGAATCTAAAAAAACAGCATCTTCTGACCGACTTCACCGACGAACTTTATCGCCATGTCGGCCTTCCCAATCGATTTTCTGAAATGGGTCTGTATCTTGGAAACTACCGAAAGACCCCGTTTGGAGTGCATGTCGACGCGTGCGGGGTTTTCAGCTTCCCCGTTGCGGGCACAAAGAAGTTCCGTCTTTGGACGGCCGAGTTCGGCAAAAAGAATCCGGGCTTGGACCGCTCTTTCAAATACGACAAATATAAAAAAAATTCTCTGCTTATCGAAGCGCGCCCCGGTGATATGGTTTATTGGCCTTCATCCGCGTGGCATATTGCTGAATCCGACGGCTCTTTCAGTGCGACGTGGAGCCTCGGTGTGTGGGTGGATCAGCCGCTGAAAAATGATATCGCCGCCTCGTTAAAAGAACTCATCGACACTCAGCTCGGCACCACGGGTGAAGCCCCCACGACGGCCTTCACCTCTTTACACAGCTCTTCGGGCGAGGTGACGGAACTACCCCTAGCTTATCAAAACTCGATCGAGATGATCAGACATTGGACGGCGGGGGAACTGCAAGAGACTTTTTTGAAGTCCTGGATGAAGCATATTTCCCTTCAAGGTTTTAAAAACCTACCGAAGATGAACTTGCCATTGTCGGAAAATTCAGAAATCAAATTGCGCAGCGATCGTTCGTTGATCCTGTGGAACCAGAGTCAGACGAACAAAAATATTTTCTATTTTTGTTTTGGCGGTGTTCTCATCGAATCTTCCAAAGGAAGTGGACTTCTGCCTTTGGTAAAGAAACTTAATGCGGGCCACACCTGTGCGGTAAAGACTCTCCTAAAGGGGCGTTCTGGCAA